In one window of Agromyces badenianii DNA:
- the prmC gene encoding peptide chain release factor N(5)-glutamine methyltransferase gives MRELRDEVVAGLASAGVTDPEVDAELLIGHVLGLSRGAVQARMVIGGEVSEADAAALAELVARRARREPLQHITGRAAFRNLELHVGPGVFVPRPETEQVAQLAIDALGSAAEAEPIGIDLGTGSGAIALALATEVPHARVWAVENSPEAFVWTRRNVDDVAAPNLELVFGDLAAALPELDGRVAVVVSNPPYVPLSAVPRDPEVRLYDPERALYGGADGLDVVRVLSQRARALLRPGGVLVIEHGEEQSAEIAAIISADGWRAIAHHRDLTTRDRATTAVR, from the coding sequence CGACGCCGAACTCTTGATCGGCCACGTGCTCGGCCTCTCGCGTGGTGCGGTGCAGGCGCGCATGGTGATCGGCGGCGAGGTGAGCGAAGCGGATGCCGCGGCGCTGGCCGAGCTCGTCGCTCGGCGTGCCCGGCGCGAGCCGCTGCAGCACATCACGGGGCGCGCGGCGTTCCGAAACCTCGAGCTGCATGTCGGCCCGGGTGTCTTCGTGCCGAGGCCCGAGACGGAACAGGTCGCCCAGCTCGCGATCGACGCGCTCGGCTCGGCGGCGGAAGCCGAGCCGATCGGCATCGACCTCGGCACCGGCAGCGGCGCGATCGCGCTCGCGCTCGCGACGGAGGTCCCGCACGCGAGGGTCTGGGCGGTCGAGAACTCGCCCGAGGCCTTCGTGTGGACGCGACGCAACGTCGATGACGTCGCCGCGCCGAACCTCGAGCTCGTCTTCGGCGATCTCGCGGCGGCGCTGCCCGAGCTCGACGGGCGGGTGGCGGTGGTCGTCTCGAATCCGCCGTACGTTCCCCTCAGCGCGGTTCCGCGCGACCCCGAAGTGCGGCTCTACGATCCCGAGCGAGCCCTCTACGGCGGTGCTGACGGGCTCGACGTCGTGCGAGTGCTCTCGCAGCGCGCCCGCGCCTTGCTGCGGCCCGGGGGAGTGCTCGTGATCGAGCACGGTGAAGAGCAGTCGGCCGAGATCGCCGCCATCATCTCCGCCGACGGCTGGCGGGCGATCGCCCATCACCGCGATCTCACGACTCGCGACCGGGCGACCACGGCCGTTCGCTGA